The Oncorhynchus kisutch isolate 150728-3 unplaced genomic scaffold, Okis_V2 scaffold868, whole genome shotgun sequence genome includes a region encoding these proteins:
- the LOC109878922 gene encoding RING finger protein 151-like isoform X1, with translation MTASVEQNARQGDWLECTAERFGLICSKKFPEEKTRYMADPDMSSQSGGHDVELFVETPDYDLICTICQGVLRCPVRAACHHIFCKKCILQWLKRCRQQTCPCCRKPVNQSLIFVMFKLSKVIGRLKIKSQMRVPLNIAYTPTVWHTRLAHAILCKNKIRGCPHTLALSEQYCHSMSCLFELIPCPYQGCRAQLLRRDLDAHARHCEHWSQPCHMGCGTVLSHRTQAKHNCYRQLRHEYEARQKNHRAIAAALQRKMRRMQSTMADMKRQIGLICESLEVMDELEEVEEEDLGETSGSFSSSTSSS, from the exons ATGACAGCGAGCGTGGAACAAAACGCACGACAGGGTGATTGGCTAGAATGCACAGCCGAACGTTTTGGGCTTATTTGCAGTAAGAAGTTCCCGGAGGAAAAAACTCGATACATG GCCGACCCGGACATGTCTTCGCAGAGTGGGGGTCATGATGTGGAGCTGTTCGTAGAGACCCCAGACTATGACCTGATCTGCACCATTTGCCAGGGGGTCCTCAGGTGCCCAGTAAGAGCTGCATGCCACCACATCTTCTGCAAGAAATGCATTTTACAGTGGCTGAAGAG GTGCAGACAGCAGACCTGCCCCTGCTGCAGAAAGCCTGTCAACCAGAGCTTGATATTTGTGATGTTCAAGCTAAGCAAGGTGATCGGTCGCCTAAAGATCAAG AGCCAGATGCGTGTGCCTCTGAATATTGCATATACTCCGACAGTCTGGCACACAAGATTAGCACATGCTATCTTG TGTAAAAACAAGATCCGTGGCTGCCCGCATACCTTAGCCCTGTCAGAGCAGTACTGCCACAGCATGAGCTGCCTGTTCGAGCTCATTCCCTGCCCCTACCAGGGCTGCCGTGCCCAGCTCCTCCGCAGGGACCTGGATGCCCACGCCAGGCACTGTGAGCACTGGAGCCAACCCTGCCACATGGGCTGTGGCACCGTGCTGTCCCACCGCACCCAGGCTAAGCACAACTGCTACAGGCAGCTGAGGCATGAGTACGAGGCCAGGCAGAAGAACCACCGGGCCATCGCAGCAGCCCTCCaaaggaagatgaggaggatgcAGAGCACCATGGCCGACATGAAGAGGCAGATCGGCCTGATCTGTGAGAGCCTGGAGGTCATGGACGAactggaggaggtggaagaggaggaccTGGGTGAAACCAGTGGGAGTTTCAGTAGCAGTACCAGCAGCTCCTGA
- the LOC109878922 gene encoding RING finger protein 151-like isoform X3 produces MTASVEQNARQGDWLECTAERFGLICSKKFPEEKTRYMADPDMSSQSGGHDVELFVETPDYDLICTICQGVLRCPVRAACHHIFCKKCILQWLKRCRQQTCPCCRKPVNQSLIFVMFKLSKVIGRLKIKCKNKIRGCPHTLALSEQYCHSMSCLFELIPCPYQGCRAQLLRRDLDAHARHCEHWSQPCHMGCGTVLSHRTQAKHNCYRQLRHEYEARQKNHRAIAAALQRKMRRMQSTMADMKRQIGLICESLEVMDELEEVEEEDLGETSGSFSSSTSSS; encoded by the exons ATGACAGCGAGCGTGGAACAAAACGCACGACAGGGTGATTGGCTAGAATGCACAGCCGAACGTTTTGGGCTTATTTGCAGTAAGAAGTTCCCGGAGGAAAAAACTCGATACATG GCCGACCCGGACATGTCTTCGCAGAGTGGGGGTCATGATGTGGAGCTGTTCGTAGAGACCCCAGACTATGACCTGATCTGCACCATTTGCCAGGGGGTCCTCAGGTGCCCAGTAAGAGCTGCATGCCACCACATCTTCTGCAAGAAATGCATTTTACAGTGGCTGAAGAG GTGCAGACAGCAGACCTGCCCCTGCTGCAGAAAGCCTGTCAACCAGAGCTTGATATTTGTGATGTTCAAGCTAAGCAAGGTGATCGGTCGCCTAAAGATCAAG TGTAAAAACAAGATCCGTGGCTGCCCGCATACCTTAGCCCTGTCAGAGCAGTACTGCCACAGCATGAGCTGCCTGTTCGAGCTCATTCCCTGCCCCTACCAGGGCTGCCGTGCCCAGCTCCTCCGCAGGGACCTGGATGCCCACGCCAGGCACTGTGAGCACTGGAGCCAACCCTGCCACATGGGCTGTGGCACCGTGCTGTCCCACCGCACCCAGGCTAAGCACAACTGCTACAGGCAGCTGAGGCATGAGTACGAGGCCAGGCAGAAGAACCACCGGGCCATCGCAGCAGCCCTCCaaaggaagatgaggaggatgcAGAGCACCATGGCCGACATGAAGAGGCAGATCGGCCTGATCTGTGAGAGCCTGGAGGTCATGGACGAactggaggaggtggaagaggaggaccTGGGTGAAACCAGTGGGAGTTTCAGTAGCAGTACCAGCAGCTCCTGA
- the LOC109878922 gene encoding RING finger protein 151-like isoform X2, translating into MTASVEQNARQGDWLECTAERFGLICSKKFPEEKTRYMADPDMSSQSGGHDVELFVETPDYDLICTICQGVLRCPVRAACHHIFCKKCILQWLKRQQTCPCCRKPVNQSLIFVMFKLSKVIGRLKIKSQMRVPLNIAYTPTVWHTRLAHAILCKNKIRGCPHTLALSEQYCHSMSCLFELIPCPYQGCRAQLLRRDLDAHARHCEHWSQPCHMGCGTVLSHRTQAKHNCYRQLRHEYEARQKNHRAIAAALQRKMRRMQSTMADMKRQIGLICESLEVMDELEEVEEEDLGETSGSFSSSTSSS; encoded by the exons ATGACAGCGAGCGTGGAACAAAACGCACGACAGGGTGATTGGCTAGAATGCACAGCCGAACGTTTTGGGCTTATTTGCAGTAAGAAGTTCCCGGAGGAAAAAACTCGATACATG GCCGACCCGGACATGTCTTCGCAGAGTGGGGGTCATGATGTGGAGCTGTTCGTAGAGACCCCAGACTATGACCTGATCTGCACCATTTGCCAGGGGGTCCTCAGGTGCCCAGTAAGAGCTGCATGCCACCACATCTTCTGCAAGAAATGCATTTTACAGTGGCTGAAGAG ACAGCAGACCTGCCCCTGCTGCAGAAAGCCTGTCAACCAGAGCTTGATATTTGTGATGTTCAAGCTAAGCAAGGTGATCGGTCGCCTAAAGATCAAG AGCCAGATGCGTGTGCCTCTGAATATTGCATATACTCCGACAGTCTGGCACACAAGATTAGCACATGCTATCTTG TGTAAAAACAAGATCCGTGGCTGCCCGCATACCTTAGCCCTGTCAGAGCAGTACTGCCACAGCATGAGCTGCCTGTTCGAGCTCATTCCCTGCCCCTACCAGGGCTGCCGTGCCCAGCTCCTCCGCAGGGACCTGGATGCCCACGCCAGGCACTGTGAGCACTGGAGCCAACCCTGCCACATGGGCTGTGGCACCGTGCTGTCCCACCGCACCCAGGCTAAGCACAACTGCTACAGGCAGCTGAGGCATGAGTACGAGGCCAGGCAGAAGAACCACCGGGCCATCGCAGCAGCCCTCCaaaggaagatgaggaggatgcAGAGCACCATGGCCGACATGAAGAGGCAGATCGGCCTGATCTGTGAGAGCCTGGAGGTCATGGACGAactggaggaggtggaagaggaggaccTGGGTGAAACCAGTGGGAGTTTCAGTAGCAGTACCAGCAGCTCCTGA
- the LOC109878922 gene encoding RING finger protein 151-like isoform X4: MTASVEQNARQGDWLECTAERFGLICSKKFPEEKTRYMADPDMSSQSGGHDVELFVETPDYDLICTICQGVLRCPVRAACHHIFCKKCILQWLKRQQTCPCCRKPVNQSLIFVMFKLSKVIGRLKIKCKNKIRGCPHTLALSEQYCHSMSCLFELIPCPYQGCRAQLLRRDLDAHARHCEHWSQPCHMGCGTVLSHRTQAKHNCYRQLRHEYEARQKNHRAIAAALQRKMRRMQSTMADMKRQIGLICESLEVMDELEEVEEEDLGETSGSFSSSTSSS, translated from the exons ATGACAGCGAGCGTGGAACAAAACGCACGACAGGGTGATTGGCTAGAATGCACAGCCGAACGTTTTGGGCTTATTTGCAGTAAGAAGTTCCCGGAGGAAAAAACTCGATACATG GCCGACCCGGACATGTCTTCGCAGAGTGGGGGTCATGATGTGGAGCTGTTCGTAGAGACCCCAGACTATGACCTGATCTGCACCATTTGCCAGGGGGTCCTCAGGTGCCCAGTAAGAGCTGCATGCCACCACATCTTCTGCAAGAAATGCATTTTACAGTGGCTGAAGAG ACAGCAGACCTGCCCCTGCTGCAGAAAGCCTGTCAACCAGAGCTTGATATTTGTGATGTTCAAGCTAAGCAAGGTGATCGGTCGCCTAAAGATCAAG TGTAAAAACAAGATCCGTGGCTGCCCGCATACCTTAGCCCTGTCAGAGCAGTACTGCCACAGCATGAGCTGCCTGTTCGAGCTCATTCCCTGCCCCTACCAGGGCTGCCGTGCCCAGCTCCTCCGCAGGGACCTGGATGCCCACGCCAGGCACTGTGAGCACTGGAGCCAACCCTGCCACATGGGCTGTGGCACCGTGCTGTCCCACCGCACCCAGGCTAAGCACAACTGCTACAGGCAGCTGAGGCATGAGTACGAGGCCAGGCAGAAGAACCACCGGGCCATCGCAGCAGCCCTCCaaaggaagatgaggaggatgcAGAGCACCATGGCCGACATGAAGAGGCAGATCGGCCTGATCTGTGAGAGCCTGGAGGTCATGGACGAactggaggaggtggaagaggaggaccTGGGTGAAACCAGTGGGAGTTTCAGTAGCAGTACCAGCAGCTCCTGA
- the LOC109878922 gene encoding RING finger protein 151-like isoform X5 translates to MADPDMSSQSGGHDVELFVETPDYDLICTICQGVLRCPVRAACHHIFCKKCILQWLKRCRQQTCPCCRKPVNQSLIFVMFKLSKVIGRLKIKSQMRVPLNIAYTPTVWHTRLAHAILCKNKIRGCPHTLALSEQYCHSMSCLFELIPCPYQGCRAQLLRRDLDAHARHCEHWSQPCHMGCGTVLSHRTQAKHNCYRQLRHEYEARQKNHRAIAAALQRKMRRMQSTMADMKRQIGLICESLEVMDELEEVEEEDLGETSGSFSSSTSSS, encoded by the exons ATG GCCGACCCGGACATGTCTTCGCAGAGTGGGGGTCATGATGTGGAGCTGTTCGTAGAGACCCCAGACTATGACCTGATCTGCACCATTTGCCAGGGGGTCCTCAGGTGCCCAGTAAGAGCTGCATGCCACCACATCTTCTGCAAGAAATGCATTTTACAGTGGCTGAAGAG GTGCAGACAGCAGACCTGCCCCTGCTGCAGAAAGCCTGTCAACCAGAGCTTGATATTTGTGATGTTCAAGCTAAGCAAGGTGATCGGTCGCCTAAAGATCAAG AGCCAGATGCGTGTGCCTCTGAATATTGCATATACTCCGACAGTCTGGCACACAAGATTAGCACATGCTATCTTG TGTAAAAACAAGATCCGTGGCTGCCCGCATACCTTAGCCCTGTCAGAGCAGTACTGCCACAGCATGAGCTGCCTGTTCGAGCTCATTCCCTGCCCCTACCAGGGCTGCCGTGCCCAGCTCCTCCGCAGGGACCTGGATGCCCACGCCAGGCACTGTGAGCACTGGAGCCAACCCTGCCACATGGGCTGTGGCACCGTGCTGTCCCACCGCACCCAGGCTAAGCACAACTGCTACAGGCAGCTGAGGCATGAGTACGAGGCCAGGCAGAAGAACCACCGGGCCATCGCAGCAGCCCTCCaaaggaagatgaggaggatgcAGAGCACCATGGCCGACATGAAGAGGCAGATCGGCCTGATCTGTGAGAGCCTGGAGGTCATGGACGAactggaggaggtggaagaggaggaccTGGGTGAAACCAGTGGGAGTTTCAGTAGCAGTACCAGCAGCTCCTGA
- the LOC109878922 gene encoding RING finger protein 151-like isoform X7, with protein MADPDMSSQSGGHDVELFVETPDYDLICTICQGVLRCPVRAACHHIFCKKCILQWLKRQQTCPCCRKPVNQSLIFVMFKLSKVIGRLKIKCKNKIRGCPHTLALSEQYCHSMSCLFELIPCPYQGCRAQLLRRDLDAHARHCEHWSQPCHMGCGTVLSHRTQAKHNCYRQLRHEYEARQKNHRAIAAALQRKMRRMQSTMADMKRQIGLICESLEVMDELEEVEEEDLGETSGSFSSSTSSS; from the exons ATG GCCGACCCGGACATGTCTTCGCAGAGTGGGGGTCATGATGTGGAGCTGTTCGTAGAGACCCCAGACTATGACCTGATCTGCACCATTTGCCAGGGGGTCCTCAGGTGCCCAGTAAGAGCTGCATGCCACCACATCTTCTGCAAGAAATGCATTTTACAGTGGCTGAAGAG ACAGCAGACCTGCCCCTGCTGCAGAAAGCCTGTCAACCAGAGCTTGATATTTGTGATGTTCAAGCTAAGCAAGGTGATCGGTCGCCTAAAGATCAAG TGTAAAAACAAGATCCGTGGCTGCCCGCATACCTTAGCCCTGTCAGAGCAGTACTGCCACAGCATGAGCTGCCTGTTCGAGCTCATTCCCTGCCCCTACCAGGGCTGCCGTGCCCAGCTCCTCCGCAGGGACCTGGATGCCCACGCCAGGCACTGTGAGCACTGGAGCCAACCCTGCCACATGGGCTGTGGCACCGTGCTGTCCCACCGCACCCAGGCTAAGCACAACTGCTACAGGCAGCTGAGGCATGAGTACGAGGCCAGGCAGAAGAACCACCGGGCCATCGCAGCAGCCCTCCaaaggaagatgaggaggatgcAGAGCACCATGGCCGACATGAAGAGGCAGATCGGCCTGATCTGTGAGAGCCTGGAGGTCATGGACGAactggaggaggtggaagaggaggaccTGGGTGAAACCAGTGGGAGTTTCAGTAGCAGTACCAGCAGCTCCTGA
- the LOC109878922 gene encoding RING finger protein 151-like isoform X6, with product MADPDMSSQSGGHDVELFVETPDYDLICTICQGVLRCPVRAACHHIFCKKCILQWLKRCRQQTCPCCRKPVNQSLIFVMFKLSKVIGRLKIKCKNKIRGCPHTLALSEQYCHSMSCLFELIPCPYQGCRAQLLRRDLDAHARHCEHWSQPCHMGCGTVLSHRTQAKHNCYRQLRHEYEARQKNHRAIAAALQRKMRRMQSTMADMKRQIGLICESLEVMDELEEVEEEDLGETSGSFSSSTSSS from the exons ATG GCCGACCCGGACATGTCTTCGCAGAGTGGGGGTCATGATGTGGAGCTGTTCGTAGAGACCCCAGACTATGACCTGATCTGCACCATTTGCCAGGGGGTCCTCAGGTGCCCAGTAAGAGCTGCATGCCACCACATCTTCTGCAAGAAATGCATTTTACAGTGGCTGAAGAG GTGCAGACAGCAGACCTGCCCCTGCTGCAGAAAGCCTGTCAACCAGAGCTTGATATTTGTGATGTTCAAGCTAAGCAAGGTGATCGGTCGCCTAAAGATCAAG TGTAAAAACAAGATCCGTGGCTGCCCGCATACCTTAGCCCTGTCAGAGCAGTACTGCCACAGCATGAGCTGCCTGTTCGAGCTCATTCCCTGCCCCTACCAGGGCTGCCGTGCCCAGCTCCTCCGCAGGGACCTGGATGCCCACGCCAGGCACTGTGAGCACTGGAGCCAACCCTGCCACATGGGCTGTGGCACCGTGCTGTCCCACCGCACCCAGGCTAAGCACAACTGCTACAGGCAGCTGAGGCATGAGTACGAGGCCAGGCAGAAGAACCACCGGGCCATCGCAGCAGCCCTCCaaaggaagatgaggaggatgcAGAGCACCATGGCCGACATGAAGAGGCAGATCGGCCTGATCTGTGAGAGCCTGGAGGTCATGGACGAactggaggaggtggaagaggaggaccTGGGTGAAACCAGTGGGAGTTTCAGTAGCAGTACCAGCAGCTCCTGA
- the LOC109878919 gene encoding 40S ribosomal protein S2: MADNAGGERGGFRGGFGSGDRGRGRGRGRGRGRGRGRGARGGKSEDKEWVPVTKLGRLVKDMKIKSLEEIYLYSLPIKESEIIDFFLGSSLKDEVLKIMPVQKQTRAGQRTRFKAFVAIGDYNGHVGLGVKCSKEVATAIRGAIILAKLSIVPVRRGYWGNKIGKPHTVPCKVTGRCGSVLVRLIPAPRGTGIVSAPVPKKLLTMAGIDDCYTSARGCTATLGNFAKATFDAISKTYSYLTPDLWKETVFTKSPYQEFTDHLAKTHTRVSVQRTAAAVPASS; this comes from the exons ATGGCGGACAACGCCGGTGGAGAACGTGGAGGTTTCCGTGGAGGTTTTGGCAGTGGCGACCGAGGTCGTGGTCGTGGACGCGGTAGAGGCCGTGGTCGCGGTCGTGGACGCGGTGCCAGGGGCGGCAAGTCCGAGGACAAGGAA TGGGTGCCAGTGACCAAGCTGGGCCGCCTTGTTAAGGACATGAAGATCAAGTCTCTGGAGGAGATCTATCTCTACTCCCTGCCCATAAAG GAGTCTGAGATCATTGacttcttcctggggtcctcgtTGAAAGATGAGGTGCTGAAGATTATGCCTGTCCAGAAGCAGACCAGGGCTGGCCAGCGCACCAGGTTCAAGGCCTTTGTTGCCATTGGTGACTACAACGGCCATGTGGGCCTGGGGGTGAAGTGCTCCAAGGAGGTGGCCACTGCCATTCGAGGAGCCATCATCCTGGCAAAGCTGTCCATCGTGCCTGTGAGGAGGGGATACTGGGGGAACAAAATCGGCAAGCCCCACACCGTGCCATGCAAGGTGACTGGTCGTTGTGGCTCCGTCCTGGTGCGTCTGATCCCTGCGCCCCGTGGTACTGGCATCGTGTCTGCCCCTGTGCCCAAGAAGCTGCTCACAATGGCTGGTATCGACGATTGCTACACCTCGGCCAGGGGCTGCACTGCCACTCTAGGCAACTTCG CCAAGGCTACCTTTGATGCCATCTCCAAGACCTACAGCTACCTGACCCCTGATCTGTGGAAGGAAACCGTTTTCACCAAGTCTCCTTACCAG GAGTTCACTGATCACCTGGCCAAGACCCACACCAGGGTGTCTGTGCAGAGGACGGCCGCAGCTGTCCCGGCATCCTCCTAA